Proteins encoded by one window of uncultured Methanobrevibacter sp.:
- a CDS encoding DegT/DnrJ/EryC1/StrS family aminotransferase codes for MFKFKTPSSETLEIMSEVAKGNIEKDYEKSCIEQIRDLTDKEYAKVTSSGNNSIFIALSAVEGDVIIPDQGGWHGFKQIARFLNKNIITIKTDSGLINTDYLDELEIPDSSALIFTSFAGYCGEQDIKAITKYCKSNDILTIEDASAGVGDKKDLLGRHSDIILASTGSPKIINVGEGGFISTDDEEIFKKTSLPQKLSKTSQIVCSGIDNEIQNVKNNLELTLNATDYVKKHIPNTLHANKRGINVIIPHDNAKAICWDLKKTLTTQKSGFITTCPNYNRVKQKAICIEIKNLDYACLRKEKLDMIIEEVSSQLQV; via the coding sequence ATGTTTAAGTTTAAAACCCCAAGCAGCGAAACTTTGGAAATCATGTCTGAAGTTGCAAAAGGAAATATTGAAAAGGACTATGAAAAGAGTTGTATCGAACAGATCAGGGATTTGACCGATAAGGAATATGCGAAGGTCACATCCAGCGGAAACAACAGCATTTTCATTGCGCTTTCAGCTGTTGAAGGAGACGTCATAATCCCCGACCAGGGAGGATGGCACGGATTTAAACAGATTGCCAGGTTCTTAAACAAAAACATCATAACCATAAAAACCGATTCAGGACTGATCAATACCGATTACCTGGACGAGTTGGAAATCCCAGACTCATCAGCGCTAATTTTTACAAGCTTTGCAGGATATTGCGGCGAGCAGGATATCAAAGCAATCACCAAATACTGCAAAAGTAATGATATTCTAACCATTGAGGATGCATCGGCGGGTGTCGGTGATAAAAAGGACTTGCTGGGCAGACATTCAGACATCATTCTTGCATCAACCGGATCTCCAAAAATCATCAATGTCGGAGAGGGAGGATTCATCTCCACAGACGATGAGGAAATATTCAAGAAAACATCATTGCCACAAAAACTAAGCAAAACATCACAGATTGTATGTAGTGGTATAGATAATGAAATTCAAAATGTTAAAAATAATCTGGAACTTACATTAAATGCAACAGACTATGTAAAAAAACATATACCTAACACATTACATGCAAATAAAAGAGGCATAAATGTAATTATTCCACACGATAATGCAAAAGCAATATGTTGGGATTTGAAAAAGACACTGACCACCCAAAAAAGCGGCTTCATAACCACCTGTCCAAATTACAACAGGGTAAAACAGAAGGCAATATGCATAGAGATAAAAAACCTTGACTATGCCTGCCTTAGAAAAGAAAAATTAGACATGATAATTGAAGAGGTCAGTAGTCAACTGCAAGTTTAG